A single window of Leopardus geoffroyi isolate Oge1 chromosome D4, O.geoffroyi_Oge1_pat1.0, whole genome shotgun sequence DNA harbors:
- the TOR4A gene encoding torsin-4A: MDSGQPSLEAAGPGVPRPSVIAPLRAVVRLRRRVCLLRKRRPQPPGSGSASASGAPHADPDQPRFFTFDGPEPPSRTPRKRRRRSRVVLYPETSRKYRPHAERRSRAQRCLLLLVAIVGFQVLNAIENLDDNAQRYDLDGLEKALQRAVFGQPAAVGRIVALLRDYLATHVHSRPLLLALHGPSGVGKSHVGRLLARHFRAVLEDGALVLQYHARHHCPKARAAQDCREELARLVAGVVERAEAEEKTPLVVLDEAELLPLALLDELHGFLQPQRAHHFRNAIYVLLSSAGGAEITRFVLQNASRALPPRPDGARGAHGDWDAVAAVRAEEELRAGLRALLVREHPLWQAAAIVPLLLLDKRAVVSCFRDEMAGEGFFPEQARAELLAAQLKYYRVAGREFAVTGCKQVVATVNLL, encoded by the coding sequence ATGGACAGCGGCCAGCCCAGTCTGGAGGCCGCGGGCCCCGGCGTCCCCCGCCCGAGCGTGATCGCGCCGCTGCGCGCAGTGGTCCGTCTGCGCCGCCGCGTGTGCCTCCTGCGCAAGCGGCGCCCCCAGCCGCCCGGCTCGGGGTCGGCTTCCGCGTCGGGGGCGCCGCACGCTGACCCGGACCAGCCCCGGTTCTTCACCTTCGACGGCCCGGAGCCGCCGTCCAGGACGCCGCGCAAGAGGCGCCGACGCAGCCGCGTGGTGCTCTACCCGGAGACCTCGCGCAAGTACCGGCCTCACGCGGAGCGCCGCAGCCGCGCGCAGCGCTGCCTCCTGCTGCTCGTGGCCATCGTGGGCTTCCAGGTGCTCAACGCCATCGAGAACCTGGACGATAACGCGCAGCGCTACGACCTCGACGGGCTGGAGAAGGCGCTGCAGCGCGCCGTGTTCGGGCAGCCGGCCGCCGTGGGGCGCATCGTGGCGCTGCTGCGGGACTACCTGGCCACGCACGTGCACAGCCGCCCGCTGCTTCTGGCGCTGCACGGGCCCAGCGGCGTGGGCAAGAGCCACGTGGGTCGCCTGCTGGCACGCCACTTCCGCGCGGTGCTTGAGGACGGCGCGCTCGTGCTGCAGTACCACGCGCGGCACCACTGCCCCAAGGCGCGCGCTGCGCAGGACTGCCGCGAGGAGCTGGCCCGGCTGGTGGCCGGCGTGGTGGAGCGGGCCGAAGCGGAGGAGAAGACCCCGCTCGTGGTGCTGGATGAGGCGGAGCTCCTGCCCCTGGCGCTGCTGGACGAGCTGCACGGCTTCCTGCAGCCGCAGCGCGCCCACCACTTCCGCAACGCCATCTACGTGCTCCTCAGCAGCGCGGGCGGCGCGGAAATCACGCGCTTCGTGCTGCAGAACGCGTCCCGCGCGCTGCCCCCGCGCCCCGACGGCGCCCGCGGTGCTCACGGCGACTGGGATGCGGTGGCCGCCGTGCGGGCCGAGGAGGAGCTGCGCGCCGGCCTGCGGGCGCTCCTGGTCCGCGAGCACCCGCTGTGGCAGGCCGCGGCCATCGTGCCCTTGCTGCTGCTGGACAAGCGGGCCGTGGTCAGCTGCTTCCGGGACGAGATGGCCGGGGAGGGCTTCTTCCCGGAGCAGGCCCGGGCCGAGCTCCTGGCCGCGCAGCTCAAGTACTACCGCGTGGCTGGCCGCGAGTTTGCCGTCACTGGCTGCAAGCAGGTGGTGGCCACGGTGAACCTCTTGTAG